One Pelecanus crispus isolate bPelCri1 chromosome 14, bPelCri1.pri, whole genome shotgun sequence genomic window carries:
- the PKIG gene encoding cAMP-dependent protein kinase inhibitor gamma, producing the protein MSKQGAKLPYAPKCHGCHAETNRTFSDVEALCTHCKGGALQAYRDAMEVESSTYTDFISCDRAGRRNAVHDIQRDATTISMRKLTEDLGDLAVEGAESQRDATSSENDPGARPKGQENSPSP; encoded by the exons ATGTCTAAGCAGGGGGCTAAGCTGCCTTATGCTCCAAAGTGCCACGGATGCCATGCAGAGACAAACAGGACTTTCTCTGACGTAGAGGCCCTTTGCACTCACTGCAAAGGTGG CGCTTTGCAGGCATATAGAGATGCAATGGAGGTAGAGTCCAGCACATACACCGACTTTATTTCCTGCGATCGGGCTGGTCGGAGGAATGCTGTCCACGACATCCAACGAGATGCAACCACCATCAGCATGCGCAAGCTGACTGAGGACCTAGGTGACCTTGCCGTTGAAGGAGCAG AAAGCCAAAGAGATGCCACTTCTTCTGAGAACGACCCTGGAGCAAGACCAAAGGGGCAAGAAAACAGCCCCTCTCCATGA